A stretch of the Polaribacter pacificus genome encodes the following:
- a CDS encoding GYDIA family GHMP kinase — protein MNRYYSNGKLLLTGEYVVLDGATSLAVPAQFGQDLILESIKEPQLVWQSFTSTGECWFEATFDLPKLRLKNASFSSATEGSAEFIAETLQTILNEARKLNTDFLQTTSGFVVKTNLSFPQNWGLGSSSTLINNIASWAKVDAYSLLWNAFSGSGYDIACAQNDVPILYQLENKKALVNPVEFNPTYKEELFFVYLNKKQNSRDGIAHYRKNNQNIKQEILDISTLSQEFIKAESAKDLEGILNEHEAIISSIIKLNPVKNELFSDYFGAVKSLGAWGGDFVLVTGNEDTPKYFNQRGYNTILPYSEMIL, from the coding sequence ATGAATAGATATTACAGCAACGGAAAATTACTACTTACAGGAGAGTATGTTGTGCTAGATGGCGCTACATCGTTGGCTGTGCCTGCTCAATTTGGACAGGATTTAATTCTGGAGTCAATTAAAGAACCACAGTTGGTTTGGCAAAGCTTTACAAGTACAGGCGAGTGTTGGTTTGAGGCTACATTTGATCTGCCAAAGCTTCGCCTAAAAAATGCAAGCTTTAGTTCTGCTACTGAGGGCAGTGCAGAGTTTATTGCAGAAACCCTTCAGACTATTTTAAATGAGGCTAGAAAGTTAAACACTGATTTTTTGCAAACCACCTCAGGTTTTGTAGTGAAAACCAATTTATCATTCCCTCAAAATTGGGGCTTAGGAAGCTCATCAACCTTAATAAACAATATTGCAAGTTGGGCAAAAGTTGACGCTTATTCATTATTGTGGAACGCTTTTTCTGGAAGTGGTTATGATATCGCTTGTGCTCAAAATGATGTGCCCATTTTATATCAATTAGAAAATAAAAAAGCTCTTGTTAACCCCGTTGAATTTAACCCAACTTACAAAGAAGAGTTGTTTTTTGTCTATCTAAATAAAAAGCAAAACAGCAGAGATGGGATTGCACATTACAGAAAAAACAATCAAAATATAAAGCAAGAAATTTTAGATATCTCAACACTTTCACAAGAGTTTATCAAGGCAGAATCGGCAAAAGATCTCGAAGGGATACTTAATGAGCATGAAGCTATTATTTCTTCTATCATTAAATTGAACCCTGTAAAAAACGAACTTTTTTCAGATTATTTTGGTGCTGTTAAGAGTCTTGGTGCTTGGGGAGGTGATTTTGTTTTGGTTACTGGGAATGAAGATACACCAAAGTATTTTAATCAGAGAGGCTATAATACCATCCTTCCGTATTCAGAAATGATTCTATAA
- a CDS encoding NAD(P)/FAD-dependent oxidoreductase, whose translation MNKIIIIGGGAAGFFTAINAKEQNPDLDITILEKGNEVLQKVKISGGGRCNVTHACFEPKELVKFYPRGEKELLGPFHTFMTGDTFEWFDNHGVPLKIEEDNRVFPEANTSQAIIDCFENAVATLGIKVLKNHGVTAIAKENDQWSVQTKNQKFTADQLVIAAGSSPKAWGLASDLGHSIIDPVPSLFTFNIKDKRIIDLLGISVPNATMNIVGTNLESSGPLLITHWGMSGPAVLKLSAFGARILAAKNYQYNVSVNWLSRPTDKIVNVLLNLKKKQPKKQVFLKSPFTEIPRRLWERFVAAADISEELKWADLSNSHIDKLANQLTKGIFNANGKSTFKEEFVTAGGVDLKEINFKRFESRVHPNLFFIGEMLNIDAVTGGFNFQNAWTGGYIVANAIAQK comes from the coding sequence ATGAATAAAATAATCATCATTGGTGGAGGAGCAGCAGGCTTTTTTACGGCTATTAATGCCAAAGAGCAAAATCCAGATTTAGACATTACTATTCTTGAAAAAGGAAATGAAGTTTTGCAGAAAGTAAAAATTTCTGGAGGAGGTCGCTGCAATGTTACTCATGCCTGTTTTGAGCCAAAAGAATTGGTAAAGTTTTATCCTCGTGGAGAAAAAGAATTGCTAGGCCCTTTTCATACCTTTATGACAGGAGATACTTTTGAGTGGTTTGATAATCATGGGGTTCCTTTAAAAATAGAAGAAGACAATCGCGTGTTTCCTGAGGCAAATACCTCACAAGCAATTATAGATTGTTTTGAAAATGCTGTAGCTACTTTAGGGATCAAAGTCTTAAAAAATCACGGAGTTACTGCTATAGCAAAGGAGAATGATCAATGGAGTGTACAAACTAAAAACCAAAAATTTACTGCAGATCAATTAGTGATTGCCGCTGGGAGCAGTCCTAAGGCTTGGGGCTTGGCAAGTGATTTAGGTCATAGTATTATTGATCCAGTCCCATCCTTGTTTACATTTAATATCAAAGACAAGCGCATCATTGATTTACTGGGGATCTCTGTTCCCAATGCTACAATGAATATAGTTGGAACAAATCTAGAGTCATCAGGACCTTTATTAATTACCCATTGGGGAATGAGTGGTCCAGCGGTGTTAAAATTATCTGCTTTTGGAGCACGTATTTTAGCAGCAAAAAACTATCAATACAATGTGTCTGTTAATTGGCTTTCTAGGCCTACCGATAAGATCGTAAACGTATTGCTTAATTTAAAAAAGAAGCAACCTAAAAAACAAGTATTTCTCAAATCTCCATTTACAGAAATTCCGAGAAGATTGTGGGAGCGATTTGTTGCTGCTGCAGATATCTCAGAAGAACTTAAATGGGCAGATTTAAGCAATAGTCATATCGATAAATTAGCCAATCAACTAACAAAAGGAATTTTTAACGCCAACGGGAAGAGCACTTTTAAAGAAGAATTTGTGACCGCTGGTGGTGTTGATTTAAAGGAGATTAACTTTAAGCGCTTTGAAAGTAGAGTACATCCAAACTTGTTTTTTATTGGTGAAATGCTCAATATTGATGCAGTAACAGGAGGGTTTAATTTTCAGAATGCTTGGACCGGTGGGTATATTGTTGCCAATGCGATTGCTCAAAAATAG
- a CDS encoding alpha/beta hydrolase, producing MKNGSFLLFLLLLIPLSSSAQENSSFSQEEVIYGRKHGMALTMIVLKPEKTNGKGIISVLSGNWFSSNTFVPDGINSAKPFLESGYTVFLTMHSSNPRFDIAEGALDIKKAVQYIRFNAKKFTIDPDNIGITGSSSGGNLSLIVGTADDLKNEKSKDPLSRVSSKVQAVAVFYPPTDFLNWGQPNAYMNYLQYAPSLAKSYVLGALKFNTYNRTSTIFEPIKDSIALRKISMTVSPAQLVTLDDAPVYIIHGDKDKTVPLQQSQHIQKKYDEIGIPLVLNIKAGADHGWKNMNADRNEFVKWFDKYLKAK from the coding sequence ATGAAAAACGGAAGCTTTTTACTTTTTTTACTTTTGTTAATCCCTTTAAGTTCTTCAGCTCAAGAGAACAGTTCTTTTTCTCAAGAAGAAGTTATCTATGGCAGAAAACACGGAATGGCATTAACCATGATTGTTTTAAAACCAGAAAAAACTAATGGAAAAGGGATTATTAGTGTGTTGAGTGGTAATTGGTTCTCTAGCAACACTTTTGTCCCCGATGGGATTAATAGCGCTAAGCCTTTTTTAGAGAGTGGCTACACTGTTTTTCTAACCATGCACAGCTCTAACCCTAGGTTTGACATTGCAGAAGGTGCTCTTGACATTAAAAAAGCAGTTCAATACATACGTTTTAATGCTAAAAAGTTTACAATAGATCCTGATAATATTGGTATTACAGGAAGTTCTTCTGGTGGTAATTTATCCTTGATCGTTGGTACTGCTGATGATCTTAAAAATGAAAAATCCAAAGACCCACTTAGTAGAGTTTCTTCTAAAGTACAAGCCGTTGCAGTTTTTTACCCACCTACCGACTTTTTAAATTGGGGTCAGCCGAACGCCTATATGAACTATCTACAATATGCACCTTCATTGGCTAAAAGCTATGTTTTAGGGGCCTTAAAATTTAACACCTACAACAGAACAAGCACCATCTTTGAACCGATAAAAGACTCTATCGCACTTAGAAAAATATCAATGACTGTTTCTCCTGCACAGTTAGTTACTTTGGATGATGCACCGGTTTATATTATCCATGGAGACAAAGACAAAACGGTTCCATTACAACAATCTCAACACATCCAGAAAAAATATGATGAGATTGGGATTCCTTTAGTTCTTAACATAAAAGCTGGAGCAGATCACGGTTGGAAAAACATGAATGCAGACAGAAATGAATTTGTAAAGTGGTTTGATAAATATTTAAAGGCTAAATAA
- a CDS encoding TlpA disulfide reductase family protein, with amino-acid sequence MKKYLLLIFLAISCLGQSISQTKKSLDPIFIVNKKIVSKDKISEYIKKGQIKGMKNSVSDEEYAELKKALGSKLGEKEFIAIIEIYTPAELKKQKKNPKIQEVKKELAETDEFYLHINDKAADFKATMIDGQSIQLADLKGKVVMLNFWATWCGPCLREFYEIPEKILSKFKGQEFVFIPVAVNEGRKIVQKKMTYLKEKGIDFNAGYDPKGHIWNMYATGAIPKNFIIDQDGIIQYISRGNNENNVRNLAIEIEKLLQKKP; translated from the coding sequence ATGAAAAAATATCTATTGCTCATTTTCTTAGCCATTAGTTGCTTGGGACAAAGTATTTCCCAAACAAAAAAATCTCTTGACCCAATTTTTATCGTTAATAAAAAAATTGTATCGAAAGATAAAATAAGCGAGTACATTAAAAAGGGCCAAATAAAAGGTATGAAAAACAGTGTTTCTGATGAAGAATATGCTGAATTAAAAAAAGCTTTAGGATCAAAATTAGGCGAAAAAGAATTTATTGCCATCATTGAAATTTACACGCCAGCTGAACTTAAGAAGCAGAAAAAAAATCCAAAGATACAGGAAGTAAAGAAAGAGTTAGCGGAGACTGATGAGTTTTATTTACATATTAATGACAAGGCTGCAGACTTTAAGGCGACCATGATTGATGGCCAAAGCATTCAATTAGCTGATTTAAAAGGAAAAGTTGTAATGCTTAATTTTTGGGCAACTTGGTGTGGCCCTTGCTTAAGAGAATTTTACGAAATTCCAGAAAAAATTCTTTCAAAATTCAAAGGACAAGAGTTTGTCTTTATTCCTGTAGCGGTAAACGAAGGAAGAAAAATTGTTCAAAAGAAAATGACCTACCTAAAGGAAAAGGGAATCGATTTTAACGCCGGATATGACCCTAAAGGTCACATCTGGAACATGTATGCGACTGGAGCAATTCCAAAAAACTTTATTATAGATCAGGATGGAATCATTCAATATATCTCTAGAGGAAATAATGAAAATAATGTTCGTAACTTAGCCATCGAAATAGAGAAACTACTTCAGAAAAAACCCTAA